The following coding sequences lie in one Carassius carassius chromosome 1, fCarCar2.1, whole genome shotgun sequence genomic window:
- the nptx1l gene encoding neuronal pentraxin 1 like: MEAGASGMHWKLLILSCLLADGMSQDFGQTQFICTSVPKDMDICAATLQNSVPGEDLKSTVMQLRETVLQQKETIMNQKETIRELTSKLTRCESQSASEPGDARAGGRRKETGTKNTMGDVSRGPTDTLAQLSRTLQSLKQRLENLEQFSRNNNSVQANSLKDLLQNKIDDLEKQVLSRVNGLEEGKPGLRNESEQRGRVESTLTSLHQRITDLEKGQKENRPLDKFQLTFPLRTNYMYAKVKKSLPEMYAFTVCMWLKSNASPGVGTPFSYAVPGQANELVLIEWGNNPMEMLINDKVAKLPFLINDGKWHHICVTWTTRDGVWEAYQDGVMRGNGDSLAPYHPIKPQGVLILGQEQDTLGGGFDATQAFVGDMANFNIWDRKLSVGEIYNLATCSSKAQVGNVFSWLETSIEVYGGASKWTFEACRQLN; this comes from the exons ATGGAGGCTGGAGCGAGCGGGATGCACTGGAAACTTTTGATACTTTCTTGTCTTTTGGCCGACGGGATGAGCCAGGACTTTGGACAGACGCAGTTCATTTGCACGTCCGTGCCCAAGGATATGGACATATGCGCCGCTACACTGCAGAACAGCGTGCCTGGGGAGGATCTCAAGAGCACGGTCATGCAACTGCGAGAGACGGTGCTGCAACAGAAGGAAACGATCATGAACCAGAAGGAAACCATCAGGGAACTGACTTCCAAGCTGACGAGGTGCGAAAGTCAGAGCGCGTCCGAGCCCGGAGACGCGAGGGCCGGCGGACGACGGAAGGAGACGGGCACCAAGAACACAATGGGAGATGTGTCGAGGGGTCCGACGGACACACTGGCTCAACTCTCACGGACTTTACAGTCACTCAAGCAGAGGCTGGAGAACCTGGAG CAATTTAGCCGGAATAACAACTCCGTCCAGGCGAACAGCTTGAAGGATCTTCTGCAGAATAAAATCGACGACCTGGAGAAGCAGGTCTTGTCCCGTGTGAACGGTTTGGAGGAAGGAAAGCCTGGGCTGCGCAACGAGAGCGAGCAGCGCGGACGCGTCGAGTCCACTCTCACTTCACTGCACCAGAGAATAACCGATCTAGAGAAAG gcCAAAAGGAAAACAGACCACTGGACAAATTCCAGCTGACATTCCCTCTGAGGACAAACTACATGTATGCTAAAGTCAAGAAGAGCCTGCCAGAGATGTACGCCTTCACTGTGTGCATGTGGCTCAAATCCAACGCCTCTCCAGGAGTGGGGACGCCTTTCTCATATGCAGTCCCGGGACAGGCCAATGAACTGGTTCTTATCGAGTGGGGAAACAACCCAATGGAAATGCTTATCAATGATAAG GTCGCTAAGCTGCCTTTCCTGATCAATGATGGGAAATGGCATCACATttgtgtcacatggactactcgaGATGGAGTGTGGGAAGCTTATCAGGATGGTGTAATGAGGGGTAATGGGGACAGTCTGGCCCCTTACCATCCAATCAAACCACAAGGGGTATTGATTCTGGGACAAGAGCAG GATACTCTCGGTGGAGGGTTTGATGCCACTCAAGCGTTTGTCGGTGACATGGCGAATTTCAACATCTGGGACCGAAAGCTGTCCGTGGGAGAGATTTATAACCTGGCCACATGCAGCAGCAAAGCACAAGTGGGGAACGTCTTCTCTTGGTTGGAAACCAGCATTGAGGTCTACGGAGGAGCTTCGAAATGGACATTTGAGGCCTGTCGCCAACTGAACTAA